The Persephonella atlantica genome includes a window with the following:
- a CDS encoding FMN-binding protein, whose amino-acid sequence MKVLIVFLLFWGVSSAGLLVKPETVIKELFPDLEAQKKSFLLGKKEREIVQKKFRTKITTSLYTVYLIKNKEGKTVAYSLLHSHRVRTKKETVLITMNRDCQVLDVEIIAFYEPPEYIPPERWLKLFGNLSPEKLPYIKRNIPNVTGATLSSRVITDSVRQGIGICKYYLREKLK is encoded by the coding sequence ATGAAAGTATTGATTGTTTTTCTGCTTTTTTGGGGAGTTTCCTCTGCCGGACTGCTTGTAAAACCTGAAACTGTGATAAAAGAGCTGTTCCCTGACCTTGAAGCACAGAAAAAAAGTTTTCTTTTAGGAAAAAAGGAAAGGGAGATAGTGCAAAAAAAATTCAGGACAAAGATAACTACATCTTTGTACACTGTTTATCTTATAAAAAACAAAGAAGGTAAAACTGTTGCTTACTCACTTCTGCATTCCCACAGGGTAAGGACAAAAAAAGAGACAGTTCTGATAACAATGAATAGAGACTGTCAGGTATTGGACGTAGAAATTATAGCATTTTATGAACCTCCTGAATACATTCCTCCTGAAAGGTGGTTAAAACTGTTTGGAAATCTCTCTCCTGAAAAACTCCCTTACATAAAAAGGAACATCCCCAACGTTACAGGTGCCACATTATCTTCCCGGGTTATCACAGACTCTGTTCGTCAGGGAATAGGTATCTGTAAGTATTATCTGAGGGAAAAACTAAAATGA